One segment of Drosophila mauritiana strain mau12 chromosome 3R, ASM438214v1, whole genome shotgun sequence DNA contains the following:
- the LOC117145173 gene encoding enhancer of split m3 protein, with translation MVMEMSKTYQYRKVMKPLLERKRRARINKCLDDLKDLMVECLQQEGEHVTRLEKADILELTVDHMRKLKQRGGLSLQGVVAGVGSPPTSTSTAHVESFRSGYVHAADQITQVLLQTQQTDEIGRKIMKFLSTRLIELQTQLLQQQQQQQQQHQQQQQIPQSSGRLAFPLLGGYGPAAAAAAISYSSFLTSKDELIDVTSVDGNALSETASVSSQESGASEPVWRPW, from the coding sequence ATGGTCATGGAGATGTCCAAGACGTATCAGTACCGCAAGGTGATGAAGCCGCTGCTGGAGCGCAAACGGCGAGCCAGGATCAACAAGTGTCTGGACGATCTCAAGGATCTGATGGTGGAGTGCTTGCAGCAAGAGGGCGAGCACGTCACCCGGCTGGAGAAGGCGGATATCCTGGAGTTGACCGTTGATCACATGAGGAAACTCAAGCAGCGGGGTGGTCTTTCGCTGCAGGGAGTAGTGGCTGGTGTTGGCAGCCCTCCCACCTCAACCAGTACCGCCCACGTGGAGTCCTTTCGCTCCGGCTATGTGCATGCTGCCGATCAGATTACCCAGGTCCTGCTGCAGACGCAGCAAACCGATGAGATTGGCCGCAAGATAATGAAATTCCTATCGACGCGACTAATTGAGCTGCAGACGCAGTTGctccagcaacagcagcagcaacagcaacaacaccagcagcagcagcaaatacCGCAATCATCGGGCCGCTTAGCCTTCCCGCTGCTTGGAGGATATGGACCGGcggccgccgctgccgccaTTAGTTACAGCTCCTTCCTGACCAGCAAGGACGAACTGATCGATGTGACATCCGTCGATGGCAACGCGTTATCCGAGACGGCGTCGGTTAGCTCGCAGGAGTCCGGCGCCTCTGAGCCCGTCTGGAGGCCCTGGTAA